A stretch of Halomonas elongata DSM 2581 DNA encodes these proteins:
- a CDS encoding transporter substrate-binding domain-containing protein codes for MKRQLKSVSLASCIGLGLGASGLAAAQDQTLDVATDPSFVPFEMMDQETGEMTGFDMDIIKEISERAGFDYNLRTMDFNGIIPAVQTGNIDIAIAGITITDERSKIVDFSDPYYDSGLKLLVNADDDSIQTVEDLEGKKVGTKIGSTSYDYLEENLGDSADITPYPGSSDMYMALLGGSVDAVFYDAPNVGYFSQTKGEGRVKTVGPLYEGQQYGLALVKGSEWLEPVNEALAAMKEDGTYDEIHAKWFGSSSNDE; via the coding sequence ATGAAACGTCAACTGAAGTCGGTCTCGCTGGCATCCTGCATCGGCCTCGGTCTGGGTGCCTCTGGCCTGGCCGCTGCCCAGGACCAGACACTCGACGTGGCCACCGACCCGAGTTTCGTGCCCTTCGAGATGATGGATCAGGAAACCGGCGAGATGACCGGTTTCGACATGGACATCATCAAGGAAATCTCCGAACGGGCCGGGTTCGACTACAACCTCCGGACCATGGACTTCAACGGCATCATCCCCGCCGTTCAGACCGGCAACATCGATATTGCCATCGCCGGCATCACCATCACCGACGAGCGCTCCAAGATCGTCGACTTCTCCGATCCCTACTACGACAGCGGCCTGAAGCTGCTGGTCAACGCCGACGACGACAGCATCCAGACCGTCGAGGACCTGGAAGGCAAGAAGGTCGGCACCAAGATCGGCTCCACCAGCTACGACTATCTCGAGGAAAACCTCGGCGACAGCGCCGACATCACGCCCTATCCGGGCTCCAGCGACATGTACATGGCGCTGCTCGGCGGTAGTGTCGATGCGGTCTTCTACGACGCACCCAATGTCGGCTACTTCTCCCAGACCAAGGGAGAGGGCCGCGTCAAGACGGTCGGGCCGCTCTACGAGGGCCAGCAGTACGGTCTCGCACTGGTCAAGGGCAGCGAATGGCTCGAGCCCGTCAACGAGGCACTGGCCGCGATGAAGGAAGACGGCACCTACGATGAAATCCACGCCAAGTGGTTCGGTTCCTCTTCCAACGACGAATGA
- the erpA gene encoding iron-sulfur cluster insertion protein ErpA, whose translation MSGVASFVPTPLLLSDSAKARLRSLVEEEGNRELKLRVYVTGGGCSGFQYGFDFAESVAEDDTLVEFDDVALVVDPLSYQYLVGSTVDFEEGLAGARFMIQNPNATTTCGCGASFMV comes from the coding sequence ATGAGCGGTGTCGCATCCTTCGTTCCCACTCCGCTGTTGCTGTCCGACAGCGCCAAGGCACGCCTCAGGAGCCTGGTCGAGGAAGAAGGCAACCGCGAGCTCAAGCTGCGGGTCTACGTGACCGGCGGTGGTTGCTCGGGTTTCCAGTACGGCTTCGATTTCGCCGAATCGGTTGCCGAAGACGATACCCTGGTGGAATTCGACGACGTAGCCCTGGTGGTCGATCCGCTTTCCTACCAGTACCTGGTCGGTTCCACGGTAGACTTCGAGGAAGGCCTGGCCGGGGCGCGCTTCATGATCCAGAACCCCAACGCCACCACCACCTGCGGCTGTGGCGCCTCCTTCATGGTCTGA
- the argC gene encoding N-acetyl-gamma-glutamyl-phosphate reductase, which produces MIKVGIVGGTGYTGVELLRLLARHPQVRVEAITSRSEAGLAVSELYPNLRGHYDELRFSEPDPARLAACDAVFFATPHGVAHALAGDLLARGTRVIDLSADFRLRDAEEWAQWYGQPHGAPELLDEAVYGLPETNRERIRTARLVAVPGCYPTAVQLGLLPLLESGSIDPGRVIADCKSGVTGAGRGAKIPSLLAEASESMKSYGASGHRHLPEIRQGLGDAAGGPVELTFVPHLTPMIRGIHATLYGQLGDDAGDLQALFERRFADEPFVDVMPAGSHPETRSVKGANMCRLAVHRPGGGNTVVVLSVIDNLVKGASGQAVHNLNLMFGFDETAGLDAPAMLP; this is translated from the coding sequence GTGATCAAGGTCGGAATCGTCGGCGGCACCGGCTATACCGGGGTCGAACTGCTCAGGCTGTTGGCTCGCCATCCACAGGTGCGTGTCGAGGCCATCACTTCGCGCAGCGAAGCCGGCCTGGCGGTCAGCGAGCTGTATCCCAACCTGCGCGGTCATTACGACGAACTGCGTTTCAGCGAGCCCGACCCCGCGCGACTGGCAGCCTGCGACGCGGTGTTCTTCGCCACGCCCCATGGCGTGGCGCATGCCCTGGCCGGCGATCTTCTCGCCCGGGGAACCCGGGTCATCGACCTGTCGGCGGATTTCCGCCTGCGCGACGCCGAGGAATGGGCTCAATGGTACGGGCAGCCGCACGGCGCCCCCGAACTGCTCGACGAAGCCGTCTACGGCCTGCCCGAGACCAACCGCGAGCGTATCCGCACGGCTCGCCTGGTCGCCGTGCCCGGCTGTTATCCCACCGCCGTGCAACTCGGACTGCTGCCACTGCTCGAGAGCGGATCGATCGATCCGGGCCGGGTCATCGCCGACTGCAAGTCCGGCGTCACCGGCGCCGGACGGGGCGCCAAGATCCCCTCATTGTTGGCCGAGGCCAGCGAATCGATGAAATCCTACGGCGCCTCGGGGCATCGTCACCTGCCGGAGATTCGCCAGGGGCTCGGCGACGCCGCGGGCGGCCCGGTGGAACTGACCTTCGTGCCGCACCTGACTCCGATGATCCGCGGCATCCACGCCACCCTGTACGGCCAGCTTGGCGATGACGCCGGCGACCTCCAGGCGTTGTTCGAACGCCGCTTCGCCGACGAGCCCTTCGTCGACGTGATGCCGGCGGGCAGCCACCCGGAGACCCGCAGCGTCAAGGGCGCCAACATGTGCCGCCTGGCGGTGCATCGTCCCGGCGGCGGCAACACCGTGGTGGTGCTCTCGGTGATCGACAACCTGGTCAAGGGGGCCTCCGGCCAGGCAGTGCACAACCTCAACCTGATGTTCGGCTTCGACGAAACCGCCGGCCTCGACGCCCCGGCCATGTTGCCCTGA